The Deinococcus hopiensis KR-140 sequence CCCACCCACTCCAGGGTTGTGGACGTATCGATGCCGTCGTGTCTCCAGGCAGCCTTTGTCGAAGGTGTGCCGCCTGAGAAGTTGGTCACCATCACGCAGTAAGGGTTGCTCAACCCCCCGCACGCCCCTTTGCCGTACGTGGCGAGCGCACTCCCGTCGGGGGACCACGCGAGGTCGTACACGGCGTCCGTATGGGGCCTCCACTCCGCGAGGCGCTTGCCGCTCAACGCTTCGAAGACGATGACGGTGCCATCGGCGTACCCAACGGCAGCCCGGCGACCGTCTGGCGTAATGGCCGTCGCCTGGGTGTGTCCCCCGGCATCAGGGCGAACCAGGCGCGCTCCCAGTGGCCGGTCGGCCTGAACGGCTGCGTCCTCCAACCACGCTGCCTGCACGTACTCGTGAAGGAGGATGACCCGCTGTCCATCTGGCAGCACCGTTCTGTTCCTTCCCACGCAGGCGGCCTTCCGGCAGGAGGCGATGATGTCCGCGACCGCCTCCACGGTGCGGCCTGTGCTCGGGTCCAACACCGCTCCCTTCTCCTGCTTGTACCGGGGGGCGACGAGCAGGCGTGTTCCACTCGACAGCCAGATGGGCTCAGCAAACGACATCTCGAGATCCCGCTCCCACAGGCGCCGCTTGGTCCGGGAATCGACCAGGATGACGCGGGTCTGCGTGCCCGGTCCAGTGGCCGTGACAGCGACGACCGAACCGTCTGGGGAGAGGCGGGCAGACTGAACATGCTCGCGGGATGTGGTGCGTAGGACATCTTCTCTTGCGGCCAGGACACGTTCCAAGGGGTCCTGCGCCGTATGGAGGAGGAGACCGACGCTGAGACCCAGAGCAACAAAGCAGACCCCCCTTGCCCATGCGGGGAGGCGCTGCCACCAGGTGCCAGCAAGCGAACGGGGCAAGGCCTTCGCGATGGCGGTGTCCCGGGGAGGCTGACTTAGCACCCAGGAGACGATGAGTCCGGCCAACAGGGCCAGGACAGCCCAGGTAACGGTTGAGGGAAGGGTGAGCGTAAAAGGCGAGAACCCCTCAGCAAGTTCGGAGAGGACATTCAGCGCCACGTAGAAGAACCAGATGGGCGGCAGAGACCACCGAATCAGGTCGGGCCTGCGTTGACGAAGGGGCCTGGTGAAGAGGAGGGCACTCCCGGCCAGTCCGACCGTGATGGCGAGGGCGAAGCTCAGCAGGACAAACGGAAAGTCGTAGCTGGGCCCTTGCATTCCACGGGAGAAGAACAGGCGGGACAGGCCCGTGACCGTGCCGAGGGCCAGGAGACCGAAGGTGATCCAGGAGGCGTTGAGAAGTCCGAACACGGCCCACCGGTCCCGGCTCATGCCGCGAGTGTAAAGCGGGAGAGAGGCTAGAAAGGACGCAGGTGCGCGGGAGGACTGGGGGAAGGAGGAACCTCTTTGCGGCGCGAACGTCTGGCAGGCGTAGCTGGCCTCTGCCATCTAGCGGAGTGGGGGATGCGCCACCCGGTTGATGTGGGCAAGAGGGGCGGGAGCGCACCATAGGGACAACCGAGGGGCGAGCGTGCCGACCGGTAAGAGGAGAACACCGTGAACCCCTACGTCCAGAACGACCGTGCGCAACACCTCCAGGCCGAAGCCCAGCGGCGCCGTGAAGCCAAAGCCGCCCGTGCCGAGCGTCAGGAGAGCGACCGCTTCAAGCTGACCTACCTGCTGTCCTTCATGCGTCAGGCCCGCCTCGCGTGAGACGCACTCCCGTCAACAACATCGAAGAACCCAATAGCCCCTCCTGAACTGGAGGGGCAACTTCATTCAGAAGCGCTTTCCTTAAGGTGGTTCTATGCACCGACCCGCGCCGGAATCGTACGTGCCTCGGCAGTTCCGGATGCTCCAAGCATGACCGCTTCCATGGACCAACTTGCGGTCGAGCATGCACTCGCTGAGCTGGCTCGGCCAACCCTCACGGACGTAGAGGTCTTCCTCACACGACACGTTCTGGAGGAGCAGAACGGTGTCCCTGTGGTCGCTGGAGTCGTATTGAACGACGAGGGCGTCCATGACGTCTATCTCCGCGTAGAAGACCAGTTTTACTTTCTAGTGCTGATGCTCCGCTTCGAGGACCGGACTCCGTCGCTTCTCGGGTGCCGCATTGAGGCGGGCAGCACGGTGTATCTGAGGGTGAGCAGTGAGCAACTGAGTGCCGAAGACATCACGGCGAGAATCGGGCTTATCCCTTCCAAGTCAACAAGCAAGGGAGAGATCTCCAGCCGTACTGGACGCCCCTATCCGGGCTCTGACTGGTCCTTGTGCCCAGCAGGAAATGGCTTGAAGGACCCAGGAGAGGTGGAGACGAAGTTCACCCGGTTGCTGGATGCCACGCAGGAAGTGGCCGAACACATCAAGGCCCTCGCCAGCACCACCTGTACCGTCCACGTCACAGTGGCGTACTACGGGTACGCGCAGCAGATGTGGGGGTTGGCACTGACCCCTTGGCACCTGGAACGACTTGCTGCCCTGGGCGCCACCTTGGACGTTGACCTCTACGCTTCGTGACGTATGGGTGTGGCTGGTGCGTTCAGGATCACCTTAGATGCTCGCGAAGGAGGAGAGCGCTGGTTTTAAACGACGAATGCGGCCACTCGGGCCGCTGATAGTCAAAAATATAGCGTTGTATTCAGCGGAAGTCAAGTTATGCAGCCGGGTGTGCATGCAGGAGCAAGTGACACCTTCCACTCTTCCCTCTGGGCACATCTGGCAGCCCTCATGCTGTTGGCGCTCTAGGTTGACAAGTGATGCCTGATCTGACGGACGAACTGCGTAGCCTCTTCGCGCTTTCCTGGGGGTGCGAGGACGATGAGGCGCTGCCGATGTGGTCGGATACCGAAGCCGTTGGGGGCATCAACCCTCCTCTGCAGCAGAAGCTCATTCGCCTTCTGGCCGACCGGGCACAGGACCTGCTTCCTCTGCTCAGGGAAGACCAGGAGCACCTCTGGACCTTCACTCAAGCCCGGCTCCTCGTCCGCGTCCTGGCACACCTGGAGGAAGGTACTCGAGCTCTGCAACGCCTCGCTGCAGGAGAGGGCGGACCCTATACGGTCAGCATGGAAGAGGACGCTGCCCAAATCCTGGCGGCAAGGAAAGACGCAGGCCTCATTCCGTTTTTTCGGCAACTCGTCCTCAGCAGCAAGGTGCGCAGTCAGGTGTGGACCATCGCCCTCCATGTTCTGGTGGACGCTAAGGACGGTGCGAGTGTGAAGGCGCTTCAGGCGGTGTACGGTGGACCGAACTCGCGAGCTGTGGCGAACGCTCGGGTACGACTCGGGGACATCACCGCCCTACGACCCCTGCTTCAGACATCGGCAAGGTTCTATGTCGAGGAGGCTTCACAGGCGATCAGCCTCCTGGAGCAGCGCCTGAAAGGGCTGGCCCCCCTCCTGGAAGAGCTTGTGTCCGCGAACCCGGAACTGCTCCTGGAGCCGTCCTGTGATCCCTTGGAACAACTCGAGCACCTGGCGCTGCACGACCCCATGCTGGCAGTGCAGGAGTGGGCAACCCGACAACTGGTGTCCCTCGCAAGGGAGAGGTTTGCGTCCCTGGTGCCAAAGTTGCTCGGGCAGCCAGACTGGATGGTCGTGAAGAGCACCAGCGACGCCCTCGCCAGGATTCAGCCCCCACTTGCAGATGAACTGAACGCGCTCGTGAGTGAGAGTGGATGTCCGCACTCCATTCGGTTGTGGGCCATCCGGACCCTGCTCCTTGCTGGAATCCAACCTGAGTTGTCTGGCTTACCAGAGGTAAGGGTGACGCTTCCACCAGCGGTTCCGGAAGAAGCTCGGGACACTGTGGTGCGTTACTGGGTCCGTACCTTGGATCAAGCGGAGGCTGGGACAGACGTCCGCTGGTTGATCGAAGGCCTCACCCGTGAGTGGGGTCAGCCGGACGTGACGGACGAGCATGAGGCGGTGGTGGCCGCCTTGCGCAGTGACGGTCTCACGACAGCTGAACCGGTAGATGTGGGAACTTGGAATGAGCAGGGTTGGGGAACATACGTGGTTCTCAAGACCGAAGGAGGCCAGCTGTGGCTGAGTGAACTTGCACGCTTCGCTTGGCCTGCAGATCCGCAGGATGAGGCGATGCAGGCGTTACGGCCACGCCTTGAGCGGGCCTTGTCCTCCGTCGGTTGGAGGATGCTGCCTGAGGAAGCCGCACCGGTTGTGTTTCCGGACTTGAACATTTACTACTTCGCTCATCGCAAGAGCCTACCCCTGCAGAAGCTGCTCTTCTACTATCAGGATTGATCTCGGGTAGGCGTAGTACTCGGCTCTCAGGACCTTTCGGACATCTTCTGCACACGTCTAAGGGTGACGCTGGACTCTTCAGAGAAGGGATCCTGAATGTTGCCTTGGACGTCCAGGGTCACCACACCGAGGTTGAGGAGCAACTGGCCGAAGCGCTGCTCCGGGTAAGTCTCCACCGCGTCTGACAGGACCTTCAGCAGGAGCCTGTTGGCGTCCAGGCGGTCGGTGTTCATGTCCGCAGTATGGCGGCAGTGCCCTGGGGACGGAACGGATGGGAACACACGATTTCTGGACACTGTTTCTCGCTTTGCGGAAAACTCTCGCCAGCACGGTGTTTTACATTCCAGGCCTCAACCGTGATCGTGTGCTCTCCAGGGCATTTGACAGGTGGGCAAAGAGGGATTTATGCTGCCTGGGACGGGATTTATCGCTCAGCTGGTAGAGTAAACGACTGAAAATCGTTGGGTCGCCGGTTCAAGTCCGGCCCTGGCCACCGCAAAAGCCCCCACCAGGGAGGTGAGGGCTTTTCTTTGGTGGAGGCAGGGGGAAACCCCATACATTTCCGGGGGGCAAGCGAAGGTTCTTCGGCGAGGCCAAATAAAAAAAGACCCCCTCGGAGAGGGAGTCTGTGCTGGTCGAGGCGGCGAGATTTGAACTCACGACCCCTACCACCCCAAGGTAGTGCGCTACCAGGCTGCGCTACGCCTCGACGGCCAGCCACAGAACTATAGACGCCGATCTGCCTTTCGTCAAGCGTTTGGGAGCGAGGCGCTTGGGCGGCAGGACAGCGTGGACGGCCTCTTTTCACACGTCCACCTGGAGCGTACGGCCTGGAGGAGTAGCGGCGCTATGCTGGGCCACATGACTGGACAACCCGCAATAGAACAGGGCGGCCTGAATTTCGAGGACAAGCTGCGCAACTACGCGCGGCTGGCGGTGCGCGTCGGCCTGGGGGTGCGAGAGGGCCAGCGCGTGCTTGTGCAGGCCCCGGTGGACACGGCGGTGCTCGCCCGCCTGATCGTGCGCGAGGCCTATGCGGCGGGCGCGGGCTTCGTGGACGTGCGCTGGGACGACGACGACGTGCAACTTGCCCGCTTTTCCCTGGCCCCGGACGGTTCGTTCGAGCAGTTCAGCCGCTGGCGTGTGGACGCCGAGATCGAGACCGCCGAGGCGGGCGGAGCCGTCATCGCCATCCGGGCCACCAACCCGGGACTGCTGGCGAGTGTGGACTCCGCGCGCGTGACGGCCCACCAACGTGTGGTGGCGGCCTACCGTAGGCCCTACACCGCTTACGTCATGACCAACCGGCTCAACTGGAATCTGATCTCCGCGCCCGTGCCCGGCTGGGCGGAGTTGATGTTCCCCGGAGTCTCCGGTGAGGAAGCCACCCAGAAGCAGTGGGACGCCATCTTCGCCGCTACCCGCGCCGATCAGCCGGACCCCATCGCCGCGTGGGAAGAGCACTTGGCAAACCTCAAGCGGCGCCGCGACGTACTGACCGAAAAGCAGTACCACGCGCTGCACTTCCGGGGCGGTGAGACGGACCTCACGGTGGGCCTCGCCAGCGGCCACGTCTGGGGTGGCGGCGCAGCGGACACGCCCGCAGGCATCACCTTCACGGCCAATATTCCCACGGAAGAAGTCTGGACCGCCCCGCACCGCGAGCGGGTAGACGGCGTGGTGGTGAGCAGCAAGCCACTCTCGTACAACGGCGTGCTGATTGACGGCATCCGCATCCGCTTCGAGGGCGGAAGGGTCGTGGAGGCCACCGCGCAGCAGGGCCAGGACACCCTGCGCCAGATGATCGACACCGACGAGGGCAGCCACCGCCTCGGCGAGGTGGCGCTCGTGCCGCACTCCAGCCCAATCAGCCGTTCGGGCCTGCTGTTTTTCAACACCCTGTATGACGAGAACGCCGCCTCGCACATCGCCATTGGCAGCGCGTACCGGGGCAACGTAGCGGGCGGCGTGGACATGACCGTGGAAGAATTTCAGGCCCGGGGCGGCAACGACAGCCTGACCCACGTGGACTGGATGATCGGCTCGGGCGAGATGGACGTTGACGGTGTGACCAAAGGCGGCGGGCGCGAGGCAGTGATGCGGGGGGGCGAGTTCGTGATCTAGTGGCCACCAAACAGCTTCCAGCGCAGAGGGGGGACCTGCCACGTGGTGAACACGGCAGGTCCCCCCTCTGTGTTCGGCATCACGCCGTTGCGTCTTCCCGCACCTGCTGGGCCAGCCACAGCACCAGGGCCTCCGCGCTCGCAGGGTTGGTGGCGAGGGGGATGTCGTGGACGTCACACAAACGCACGAGGGCCGACACGTCGGGTTCGTGGGGCTGGGCAGTCAGGGGGTCGCGGAAGAAGAACACGGCCAGCACGCGCTCCTCGGCGATGCGGGCGCCGATCTGCTGGTCACCGCCCATGGGGCCGGACAGCACGCGCTCGACGGTCAAGCCCGTCTTCTGCTGCAGGATGCCGCCCGTCGTGCCGGTGGCGACGAGGTAGAACTGCTGCAGCACCTGCCGGTGCCCCAGGGCAAACAGGGCCAGTTCCAGTTTCTTGCGGTCGTGGGCAATCAGGGCCACTTGTCGCCGCTGGGTGGGGGAGTCGGGGACCGGGGAAGCACTCACGGGGCCGATTGTCTCATGTGCTTTGCCGAGGGTGCCGGTGGCGACTAGGGCAGATCACTGTGCTCCGCCTCCATGCCGCATCATGGCCCGCACCACGAGGAAATGAAAGGGCTGAATCAGGGCGAAGTAGACCCGGCCCGCCATGCTGTGAAAGTGGACCACCGTGACCACCCGGTACAGGTGCCGGCGGGTCTGGCCGGGCGACTGCAACACGGCAAGACGGGCGGTGAGGTGCGCCTCGCTCGCCCGCGCGGTCCAGTACGTCTCGCCCGCCTCCTCCACGAAAAAAAAGGCGGCGCGTTGGCCCGGCTGGGTGGGCATCTGTTCGGGTACGGCGCCTTGGGGGGGAACGCCCGTGCGGTGTCCCAGGACCCGCAGCACCAGCACCCGGACCCGGTAGAGGGCTTGAATCCAGCCCGGCTGAAACGACAGCATCCGCTGAATAAAGGGGAGCAGATCCACGTCACTCTCGGTGGTCAGGGCGTCCGTATGGTCCGCGCTGGCGACGGCCTGAAGCAGTTGCGGGGGGAGGCGGACGGGCAGGGGTGTGTTCACGGTGGTCTTTCCTTCCGCGCTGAGGGCCAGCGGGGCAGCCAGGGAACGGGTTCGGGAACGTTGTGCCCCACCGGGCGTCACGGGCAACTCGCCTCAGGTCCAGCCGGGGGAGGAGGGAGAAGCCGGTTCAGGGTCTGCACCATTCGCACGTACTCCTCGCCCGCAATGGCGGGCCGGAGTTGCGGCGCGCCCAGAAAGAAGGCGTACGCCATCCGGGCGAAAAATTGGCCCTGCGCCGCGTCGCCGGTCGACTCGGAAAACAACGTCTCCAGGTACGCCAGCCGCCGCGCGTCCATCCGCTCCACCAACGCCCGCGCACCCGCGTCTCGTTCGGCCCAGCGGCGCACGGCCCAGTCTTGGGCCAGGTTTCGCCCGGCGATCTCCTGGGTCAGCTGCTGAAGTTGCCGCGCCGCAGGCTGCGCCGGGTCCACCCCTGCCACCACGTCGGCAAACCCCACCTTCTCCAGGTGGGCCAGCAGCTGCGCCTTGTAGTCGGCCAGCCCTGTAAAGTGGTGGTAGAACGAGCCTTTGCTCACCCCCAGATGCCCCAGCAGGGTCTCCACGTTCAGCCCCTCGTCTCCCTGAGCCGTCAGTACCTCCACGCCAGCCCTCAGCCAGTCTGTTCTGGATTTTCGTGTCATCCCACTAACTCCATACCATACAGTACGGTATGTTCGAGAGGCATTTGTCCATCCTGGAAAGCAGCAAATAAGAAGGGCCCCCGGGACGCCGCCGGGTGGCCCTGATGTCTGGAGAGGATCAGACGGAGGGGAGGGGAGTCAGCCCTCCGCCTGCTGCGCTGCGAGGGCCGCCCCGATCACGCCGGCTTCGGTGCCGAGCTGAGCGCGGCGAATGGTGACGGGCGCGAAGCCCCCAGCGTACTCGTCGGCGGCAGCCTGGACGTGCGTGAAGAAGAAGTCGCCCACGCTCGCCACCCCGCCGCCCAGGACGAAGACCTCGGGATCGAGCAGCTTTTGCAGGTCCGCGAGCGCGACGCCGATATGCTTCATGGCCTGCCGCACGACGCGCGAGGCGGCGGGGTGGCCCTGTTCGGCGAGGGCGAACGCCTCAGCGGTGGACACGTCGCGGTTGAGGGCGTAGCTCGCGTCCCGCGCGATGGCGGTGCCGCTAGCGACAGCCTCCAGCGCCCCGTCAAGTCCCGCGCCGCTGACCGGGCCGCCGGGCATCACAGTGACGTGCCCGAGTTCTCCGGCCACCCCGTGCCGCCCGCGCCAGATACGCCCACCCAGCACGATGCCCGCGCCGATGCCTGTGCTGACCGTCACGTACACGCTGCTCTCGGTGCCGCGCGCCGCACCCAGGTGCGCCTCGGCCAGTGCGGCGGCCTTGGCGTCGTTTTCCAGCACCACGCGCTGGCCCAGCCGCGCCCGCAGCCCGTCCACCATGGGCACGTCGGTAAAGCCGTAGATGTTGGGCGCGAACTTCACGCGGGTGCGGTCCCCATTCAAGGGCCCCGGCACGCCCACGCCCACGCTCGTGGCGTCGGGATGGGTGGCCTGCAGCACCTTCACCTGCGCCGCGATGGCGTCCAGCACGCCCTCCCAACCGGTTTCGGGGGTCGGCTGTACGTGGCGGTCATGGAGCTCGCCCGCGCGCAGTACGCCCGTGGCGATCTTGGTGCCGCCCACGTCCACGCCGATGCTGATGTTCTGAGTTCCGTTGCCCCGTCCGATTTCAACTTGTTGTGTCACTGCTGCTCGCCTCCACGTCCCGGGCCTGGGAGCGCTCCCAGGCCCGCGAAGATTCAGGGCATCGGGCGCTCCACAGGGTTTCATTGCACTCTAGCCCAGGAAAGCCGCCGCGCCGCCCGGGAAGGGGTCCGACTGCCTAGAGCATTGTCGGGGGGGGCGGCGTTTCCGTCTCCTCGCCCAACAGGGCCAGCGCCTCGGCCAGCTGCACCTCAGGCACGTACAGGCCGACGTCGCCCATATAGCCGCCCGTTTCGATCTCGATGACCGGGCTGCCCATCGCCCACTGAAAGGGCGTGCGGATGACTGTGACGACGCCGCCCGCCCCCAGGGTGCGCCGCCAGCCCTCGGCCAGCAGGCGCGGCAGCGTGTCCAGCCTGACCCACACGTCCCCCTGGTAGAGCACCCGGTCCTCGTACTGGGCCCGCGTCATCCCGTCACCCCTTGCGCCACCAGGAGGGACGTCAGGGCCGCGCGCAGCGAACTGGGCAGCGCTTCCGGTTGCATCGCGGCGTCCACACGCACCTGCACCGTGCGGGCGTAGGCGCAGGGTTGTTCGTCGGCGAGTACGCGGGATACCACGGCCCAGCTCGTGCGGCCCAGACGCTCGACGAGCGACTCCACCACCACCGCCTGCCCCCAGCGCACCTCGCGGCGGTAGTCGAGTTCCAGCCGGGCGATCACCGAGCGGTCCTCGTGGTCCGGCACGCCGAGGTCCCGCATCAGTTCCACCCGTGCGGTTTCGAGGTACTGCACGTATACGGCGTTGTTGAGGTGGCCCATCGCGTCGATGTCGCCGAAGCGCATCTGGATTCCGGCCCGGTGCGCGCCGGACCAGTCCAGCCCGGCGAGGGCGTCGCGGGACGGGGAGGAGGCCGCTTCATTTGCGCTCATAGCGTCCATTAGAGCATTTGTCCAAATTCCACCGTACGGATGGGCGGTACGTGAAGGGCCGTCTCTGACGGTTTTCCGGCTCACAAAGGTCCGCCTCCCCCCGATAGACGGAATTGGCCGGCACTGTTCCATCGGGACCAGCCCCTTCTGGCTTCTGGGCTGCTTTCGCGCTGTCTTCCCTGGCGGGCATCTTCCCTTGCGTCCCGCGTGCACAGCGCTATGCTCTGGCCCATGACCGTGCCTGATCCGCCACCCCGGAAAGACTCGGGCCGTTGGCGGCAGGTGCAGCGGCTTCCCCTGACGCTGATGCTCGCCAGCCTCCTCGTCGGCCTGGGCATCGTGCAGCTCACCTTCCAGCTGGGTCTGATGACCTACCGCACCGTCACCTGGTCGCGCGAGACGCAGGCCACCCTGGCCCGCGTCCACGGGCTGGAGCGCGATGTCCGGGTGTTGCGCGACGCCCAGCAGGCCGCCTATGACCCGGCCTACCTCGAAACGCTCGCCCGCTGCGAGGGCTACGTGGGCGAGCGTGAGCAGGTCATTGTGTCGCCCGACGCGCCGGGCACGGCCGAGAACTGCGCGCCGGTGCGTTTGCCGTAAGCGCCCCCGCTCCGGGGCCGGGATTGCAGCCTGAAGGACCCTGTCCGCGCCGCGCCGGGGGTATGCTGGCCGACATATGTCACTCGTCGTTCTGGTCACGGTGCCCCCCGAACGCGCCCAAGAACTGGCCCGCACGCTCGTCGCTGAGCGGCTGGCCGGATGCGTGAATGTGGTGGGGGGCATTCACAGCATCTACCGGTGGGAAGGGGACGTGGCCGAGGACCCCGAGACCCTGCTGCTGATCAAGACCACTGGAGAGCGCTACCCCGAACTCGAAGCCCGCATCCGCGTCATGCACCCGTATGAGGTGCCGGAGATTATCGCGCTGCCCTTCGACCGCGCGCTGCCCGAGTTCCAGAGCTGGCTCCTGGGGGCCACCGCCCCCGAGTCCGAGTAGGCTCGCAGGAAATGGGCGCGAAACAGCACAACTGGGAGCCTGGTGGGGCTGTGCGGGGCGGGCCCTGATTTCTGGCACGGGACGCTGAACATCAGCTGCTGCTGGAGTGGTGGGAGGTTAAGGCCACTGCACGCTGACCTCTCCCTCTTCCCAATTTCCCTTGCCCCTCTCCTCATCTTCCGGGCGCATGAGAGCCGCAAAGTAGGGCTCATGAGACACATTCTCTTTCCGACGGTTTCCGCAGCCGACGCCTTTATCGCCGACCTGCAGCAGCGCGGTGTGGTGCGCTCCGAAGTCGGAACCACCACCGTGAACCCCCGGGTGTCACAGGCCCTGGATGGCGGCGTGAGCGCGTCCACGTCGTCGACCACCCAGACCACCTCGACCGACTACGTGGATGGCGGCGGCACCGCCGAGGACGCGGGCGCGGGTGCGGTCAAGGGCACGGTGGCCGGGGCCCTGACGGGCGCGGCGGCGGGCGTGATCGGCAGCGCCGCTACGGTGGGTACCACCATCGCGGCGACGGCAGCCACCGCCGCGACGGGAGGCCTGGCCCTGCCCGTGATTCTGGGTATGGCGGCCCTGGGCAGTGGCGTGGGCGCAGCCGTCGGTGCACTGGGCGGCGCGGCAGGCGTCGACGAGACCGGCGAGCACACCACGACCTCCAGCTACCAGTCGAACTACGACGTGGACCAGGGCCACTACGACCGCATCCACTCGGCCACCAGCCAGGGCGGCCGCGCGGTGGCGGTGGACGAGAGCGTTCCCCAGGATGTGCTGGACGAGGCCGTGCGGCGTCACGGCGGCGAGTACGTGTCTTAAACACCCGCCTTCCCCAAAGGCAAAACCCCCGCAGAGTGCGGGGGCTTTTCTTTGGCGGGCCCTGTAGGACTTGAACCCACGACCTACGGTTTTGGAGACCGCCGCTCTACCAACTGAGCTAAGGACCCGTGCGCGGCGCTGCCAGAGGAGGCAGACCCGCAAGCCCGCGCAGTTTAGCAGAGGGCCTGGTGTGCCGCAAGGGTGCGGCCATTCGGCTGAGAACACCCCATCCGTCCTGCCGCCGCAGGGCGGCCACCCCCGCCCCAGCGGCGCTGAGGGTCAGGGCGCTTTGGTCACGCGGCACCGCACCCAGTTCAGCCACCCCAGCAGGGGAATCAGGCCCAGCAGCAGGTCGAATGCGGCCAGGATGCCCATTATGAGGGAAACCGTTCGCATGCTCCCGCCACGCGGGAGCGGGTGGCAGAGTTACGCCCCCGCCCTGTCCTCAGGAGGCAGACGGGACGATGGGGGGGCCTGTGTGAGCGTGGGAGGGAGTGTAGGCTCCTCGCCGTGACCCGCTCTCCCTCCCGTTTGCCTGCGGGCGCGAAAGCCCGCGCGCCGCTGGCGCTTGCGGCGCTGGAAGCGCTGTATCCCGACGCCCGGACCGAGCTGAATTTCCGCAATCCCTTCGAGCTGCTTGTCGCCACAGTGCTGAGCGCCCAGGCCACCGACGTGAGCGTCAATGCCGCCACCCCCGCCCTCTTTGAGCGTTATGCCGACGCCTACGCCATGGGCAGGGCCACGCCCGAGGATGTGGAGCCCTTGATCCGGTCTATCGGGCTGTACCGGGGCAAGGCCCGCAACCTCGTCGCCCTGGCCGCCCTGCTGGTGGAGCGGCACGGGGGCGAGGTACCCAACGATTTTGACGCGGTGGTGGCCCTGCCAGGCGCGGGACGCAAAACCGCAAATGTGGTCCTGAGCAACGCCTACGGTTACCCGGCCATTGCCGTGGACACCCACGTGGGCCGCCTGTCCCGCCGCCTGGGTCTGAGCCTCCAGAACAACCCCGACAAGGTGGAGGCAGACCTCCAGCGCCTGTTTCCACGTGAGCGCTGGGTCTTTCTGCACCACGCCCTGATCCTGCACGGCCGCCGCGTGTGCCACGCCCGCAACCCCCGGTGCTCGGCGTGTGAGCTGCGCGAGTTCTGCCCACGTATAGGGGTGGAGCCGTGAAGCGGTGTGGCCGAGGGCCGGATGCCCTTCGCCCTCGGCCCTCCGCCCTCCGCTTTCTGGGGCTCCACCAGGGCCATCCGTGACCTGGCGCTTTTCCCGTCCCCTGTGGCTGTACCTCTCGGGCAGCTTCTCGTTCGGGCTGGCCCAGGCATTCGCGGCGCTGTTCCTCAACTTCTACCTGCGGGCGCTGGGGCTGGGCACCGAGTGGCAGGGACTGGTCAACGCCCTGCCCGCGCTGACGCTGGCGTGCCTCAGCCTGCCTGTGGTGGCGCTGGCGCGGCGAATCAGCAACGCGCGGACCATTCAGCTGGGTAGCCTGCTCAGCCTGTGCGGTGCGGTACTGCTGGCGCTGTCGGGGGGACCGGCCATGGCTATTGCCGGTGCGCTCGTGCAGGGCGCGGGCGCAGCCATGCTGGTGGTGGCGGGCTCACCCTTTATGGCTGCCCGCAGCGACGAGCGCACCCGCGTGACCCTGTTCAGCGCCCAGAGCGCCCTGATGACCGGCGCGGGCTTTCTGGGCAATCTGCTGGGCGGGCGGGTCCCCGAACTGTACGCGGCC is a genomic window containing:
- a CDS encoding ROK family protein encodes the protein MTQQVEIGRGNGTQNISIGVDVGGTKIATGVLRAGELHDRHVQPTPETGWEGVLDAIAAQVKVLQATHPDATSVGVGVPGPLNGDRTRVKFAPNIYGFTDVPMVDGLRARLGQRVVLENDAKAAALAEAHLGAARGTESSVYVTVSTGIGAGIVLGGRIWRGRHGVAGELGHVTVMPGGPVSGAGLDGALEAVASGTAIARDASYALNRDVSTAEAFALAEQGHPAASRVVRQAMKHIGVALADLQKLLDPEVFVLGGGVASVGDFFFTHVQAAADEYAGGFAPVTIRRAQLGTEAGVIGAALAAQQAEG
- a CDS encoding DUF2867 domain-containing protein, which translates into the protein MTPGGAQRSRTRSLAAPLALSAEGKTTVNTPLPVRLPPQLLQAVASADHTDALTTESDVDLLPFIQRMLSFQPGWIQALYRVRVLVLRVLGHRTGVPPQGAVPEQMPTQPGQRAAFFFVEEAGETYWTARASEAHLTARLAVLQSPGQTRRHLYRVVTVVHFHSMAGRVYFALIQPFHFLVVRAMMRHGGGAQ
- a CDS encoding TetR/AcrR family transcriptional regulator, whose amino-acid sequence is MTRKSRTDWLRAGVEVLTAQGDEGLNVETLLGHLGVSKGSFYHHFTGLADYKAQLLAHLEKVGFADVVAGVDPAQPAARQLQQLTQEIAGRNLAQDWAVRRWAERDAGARALVERMDARRLAYLETLFSESTGDAAQGQFFARMAYAFFLGAPQLRPAIAGEEYVRMVQTLNRLLPPPPAGPEASCP
- the mgsA gene encoding methylglyoxal synthase, whose protein sequence is MSASPVPDSPTQRRQVALIAHDRKKLELALFALGHRQVLQQFYLVATGTTGGILQQKTGLTVERVLSGPMGGDQQIGARIAEERVLAVFFFRDPLTAQPHEPDVSALVRLCDVHDIPLATNPASAEALVLWLAQQVREDATA
- a CDS encoding WD40 repeat domain-containing protein, whose protein sequence is MSRDRWAVFGLLNASWITFGLLALGTVTGLSRLFFSRGMQGPSYDFPFVLLSFALAITVGLAGSALLFTRPLRQRRPDLIRWSLPPIWFFYVALNVLSELAEGFSPFTLTLPSTVTWAVLALLAGLIVSWVLSQPPRDTAIAKALPRSLAGTWWQRLPAWARGVCFVALGLSVGLLLHTAQDPLERVLAAREDVLRTTSREHVQSARLSPDGSVVAVTATGPGTQTRVILVDSRTKRRLWERDLEMSFAEPIWLSSGTRLLVAPRYKQEKGAVLDPSTGRTVEAVADIIASCRKAACVGRNRTVLPDGQRVILLHEYVQAAWLEDAAVQADRPLGARLVRPDAGGHTQATAITPDGRRAAVGYADGTVIVFEALSGKRLAEWRPHTDAVYDLAWSPDGSALATYGKGACGGLSNPYCVMVTNFSGGTPSTKAAWRHDGIDTSTTLEWVGRDRLLLDDDKSSVFTIKAPGT
- a CDS encoding aminopeptidase, translated to MTGQPAIEQGGLNFEDKLRNYARLAVRVGLGVREGQRVLVQAPVDTAVLARLIVREAYAAGAGFVDVRWDDDDVQLARFSLAPDGSFEQFSRWRVDAEIETAEAGGAVIAIRATNPGLLASVDSARVTAHQRVVAAYRRPYTAYVMTNRLNWNLISAPVPGWAELMFPGVSGEEATQKQWDAIFAATRADQPDPIAAWEEHLANLKRRRDVLTEKQYHALHFRGGETDLTVGLASGHVWGGGAADTPAGITFTANIPTEEVWTAPHRERVDGVVVSSKPLSYNGVLIDGIRIRFEGGRVVEATAQQGQDTLRQMIDTDEGSHRLGEVALVPHSSPISRSGLLFFNTLYDENAASHIAIGSAYRGNVAGGVDMTVEEFQARGGNDSLTHVDWMIGSGEMDVDGVTKGGGREAVMRGGEFVI
- a CDS encoding DUF4279 domain-containing protein, whose product is MTASMDQLAVEHALAELARPTLTDVEVFLTRHVLEEQNGVPVVAGVVLNDEGVHDVYLRVEDQFYFLVLMLRFEDRTPSLLGCRIEAGSTVYLRVSSEQLSAEDITARIGLIPSKSTSKGEISSRTGRPYPGSDWSLCPAGNGLKDPGEVETKFTRLLDATQEVAEHIKALASTTCTVHVTVAYYGYAQQMWGLALTPWHLERLAALGATLDVDLYAS